In the Bos taurus isolate L1 Dominette 01449 registration number 42190680 breed Hereford chromosome 21, ARS-UCD2.0, whole genome shotgun sequence genome, one interval contains:
- the DEGS2 gene encoding sphingolipid delta(4)-desaturase/C4-monooxygenase DES2, whose amino-acid sequence MGNRAGRSDFEWVYTDQPHTQRRKEMLAKYPAIKALMRPDPYLKWTVTAMVLAQLLACWLAQGLAWRWLFFWAYAFGGCVNHSLTLAIHDISHNTAFGTGRPSRNRWFAIFANLPVGLPYAASFKKYHVDHHRYLGGDGLDVDVPTYFEGRLFCTPARKLLWLALQPFFYTLRPLCVHPKAMTRMELCNTLVQLAADATIYALWGLKPMVYLLASSLLGLGLHPISGHFVAEHYMFLKGHETYSYYGPLNWITFNVGYHMEHHDFPSIPSCNLPLVRKIAPEYYDHLPQHHSWVKVLWDFVFDDSLGPFARVKRVCKLAENRL is encoded by the exons ATGGGCAACAGGGCGGGCCGCAGCGACTTCGAGTGGGTCTACACGGACCAGCCTCACACGCAGCGGCGCAAGGAGATGCTCG CCAAGTACCCGGCCATCAAGGCCCTGATGCGGCCGGACCCCTACCTCAAGTGGACGGTAACGGCAATGGTGCTGGCGCAGCTGCTGGCCTGCTGGCTGGCGCAGGGGCTGGCGTGGCGCTGGCTCTTCTTCTGGGCCTACGCCTTCGGGGGCTGCGTGAACCACTCCCTGACGCTGGCCATCCACGACATCTCGCACAACACCGCCTTCGGCACGGGCCGCCCTTCCCGCAACCGCTGGTTTGCCATCTTCGCCAACCTGCCCGTGGGCTTGCCCTACGCCGCCAGCTTCAAGAAGTACCACGTGGACCACCACCGCTACCTGGGTGGCGACGGGCTGGACGTGGACGTGCCCACGTACTTCGAGGGCCGGCTCTTCTGCACGCCGGCCCGCAAGCTGCTCTGGCTGGCCCTGCAGCCATTCTTCTACACTCTGCGGCCGCTCTGCGTGCACCCCAAGGCCATGACCCGCATGGAGCTGTGCAACACCCTGGTGCAGCTGGCGGCCGACGCTACCATCTATGCCCTCTGGGGGCTCAAGCCCATGGTCTACCTGCTGGCCAGCTCCCTGCTGGGTCTGGGCCTGCACCCCATCTCGGGCCACTTTGTGGCTGAGCACTACATGTTCCTCAAGGGCCACGAGACCTACTCCTACTACGGGCCCCTCAACTGGATCACCTTCAATGTGGGCTACCACATGGAACATCATGACTTCCCCAGCATCCCCAGCTGCAACCTGCCCCTG GTACGGAAGATCGCGCCCGAGTACTACGACCACCTGCCCCAGCATCACTCGTGGGTGAAGGTGCTCTGGGATTTTGTGTTCGACGACTCCCTGGGGCCCTTTGCGCGGGTGAAGCGGGTGTGCAAGCTGGCGGAGAACCGCCTGTGA